In Drosophila bipectinata strain 14024-0381.07 chromosome 2R, DbipHiC1v2, whole genome shotgun sequence, one genomic interval encodes:
- the Obsc gene encoding obscurin isoform X6: MWELTPAWPPMRLASPKHPLNWECWPLLPALSRNWTMLWMSCRVNLWSWSAVWMAVPCPQFSGSRMEMKSSRARVKISTSPDGLVKLEITDCQPNDSGAYKLILSNPHGEKVALCAVAVKPEEIQPKFIKPIASQKVVVGEPLKLEAQVTGFPAPEVKWYKDGMQLRPTPEINFINNPNGQIGLSIDSAQPQDAGLYKCVIANKGGEVEGASKVEIVPKESKPAFVAELQDSSSIEGFPVKMDVKVVGFPKPKLQWFHNGHEIKPDPSHVAIVENPDNSVSLIIEKTVPNDSGLYEVIAQNPEGSTASKAKLYVAPKADETAAEEAPQFVSALRDVNADEGQELVLSAPFIANPMPEVIWSKDGVTLAPSERLLMTCDGKHIGLSIKPAEAADSGNYTCLLANPLGEDTSACNANVRKVYKPPVFTQKISDQQQVFGNNAKIPVTVSGVPYPDLEWYFQDKPIPKSDKYSIKNDGDHHMLIVNDCQKEDQGVYKCIASNREGKDITQGRLDIVNEIKKHSRSEPPVFLKKIGDCDIYEGMVAKFTACATGYPEPEVEWFKNDQKLFPSDRFLIDVEPNGLLRLTIKNVTEYDVGRYSCRIFNPYGDDICHAELFYDSLDSQQKPLEDQYTDFKKYKKSGAPPPLSEGPIISRMTDRGLLLSWNPSVPLTPRYPITYQIEMMDLPDGEWRTLRTGVRSCACDIRNLEPFRDYRFRIRVENKFGVSDPSPYTQTYRQKLVPEPPKTYTYLPPGTDFRPETSPYFPKDFDIERPPHDGLAQAPQFLLRENDISYGVKGHNTELMWFVYGYPKPKMTYYFDDMIIESGGRFDQSYTRNGQATLFINKMLDRDVGWYEAVATNEHGEARQRVRLEIAEHPRFLKRPDETFIMARKNGRIEAKLVGIPLPEVHWYKDWKPIAESSRIKISSYDPDIYVLSIHDSIIKDGGLYSISARNIAGSISTSVTVHIEENEDQYIYKTYGRHPYVRSKQLRYQDKYDIGDELGRGTQGITYHAVERATGDNYAAKIMYGRPELRPFMLNELEMMNMFNHKNLIRPYDAYDTDRSVTLIMELAAGGELVRDNLLRRDYYTERDIAHYIRQTLWGLEHMHELGVGHMGLTIKDLLISVVGGDYIKVSDFGLARKINKHNLSTLDYGMPEFVSPEVVNKEGVNFSHDMWSVGLITYVLLGGHNPFLGIDDRETLTKIREGRWDFKDEIWTHISDDGRDFISRLLLYSPEERMDVKTALKHPWFFMLDRQITDHDYQIRTDRLRNYYDHFRDWYANASCKNYFRRRRLSGCFQHPSKMVYPPGHVYTPENTPEPLPEPRKRAKREEVVSKYLHPDYELGLIQSESHYQYGPDTYLLQLRDVNFPVRLREYMKVAHRRSPSFALNDSVDWSLPVIRERRRFTDIMDEEIDDERTRSRISMYAANDSYSIRRLRTELGPRLDEYTEAEAMIETQREGYPPFFREKPQTIAITENQPSHIHCFAVGDPKPCVQWFKNDMVLSESKRIKISVDEDGRSILRFEPALHFDVGVYKVVARNKVGQTVARCRIVVATLPDAPDSPEISANSGTEILLRWKQPRDDGHSTVLCYSLQYKLSNCDAWTTVADNIDHEFYLLHDLQPNTSYQFRLASRNRIGWSEMGIPVAASTVGADAPKIHITKAMKHLQQLTENGQQVVPEEERVHTDYHCEREPPNWVTDSSVSDKYSFISEIARGQFSTIVKGIQKSTDTVVVAKILEVTDENEDNVVAEFDNFKTLRHERIPALFAAYKPLNVPIAIFVMEKLQGADVLTYFSSRHEYSEQMVATVITQLLDALQYLHWRGYCHLNIQPDNVVMASVRSIQVKLVDFGSAKKVNKLGVKVTPCGSLDFQPPEMINDEPIFPQSDIWSVGVLTYLLLSGSSPFRGGDEYETKQNISFVRYRFENLFKEVTPEATRFIMLLFKRHPTKRPYTEDCLEHRWLMSSDYMVRKRERAIFLGSRLKTFCDEYHDLKNATATSSKVLNTVAGGPTPTQLLRSNSIQEELLTTF, encoded by the exons ATGTGGGAGCT TACACCTGCGTGGCCACCAATGAGATTGGCGTCACCAAAGCACCCTTTAAACTGGGAATGCTGGCCCTTGCTCCCAGCTTTGTCAAGAAACTGGACAATGCTCTGGATGTCCTGCAGGGTGAACCTCTGGTCCTGGAGTGCTGTGTGGATGGCAGTCCCCTGCCCACAGTTCAGTGGCTCAAGGATGGAGATGAAGTCAAGCCGAGCGAGGG TAAAAATCTCCACGAGCCCTGATGGCTTGGTCAAGTTGGAGATCACCGATTGCCAGCCCAACGATTCGGGAGCTTACAAGCTTATCCTCTCCAATCCCCATGGCGAAAAGGTGGCACTGTGTGCTGTGGCCGTTAAAC CTGAGGAGATCCAGCCTAAGTTCATCAAACCCATTGCCAGCCAAAAGGTTGTGGTTGGCGAGCCCCTGAAGCTGGAAGCCCAGGTCACTGGTTTCCCTGCTCCCGAGGTCAAGTGGTACAAGGATGGCATGCAACTGCGTCCCACCCCGGAGATCAACTTCATCAACAATCCCAATGGCCAAATTGGATTGAG CATCGATTCTGCTCAGCCCCAAGATGCTGGTCTGTACAAGTGTGTGATTGCCAATAAGGGCGGTGAAGTGGAGGGTGCCTCCAAGGTGGAAATCGTGCCCAAGGAATCGAAACCCGCCTTTGTGGCCGAACTGCAGGATTCCTCCAGCATCGAAGGATTCCCCGTCAAGATGGACGTCAAGGTGGTTGGTTTCCCCAAACCGAAGCTTCAATGGTTCCACAACGGGCATGAAATCAAGCCCGATCCCAGCCATGTAGCCATTGTGGAGAATCCGGACAACAGTGTGAGCCTGATTATCGAGAAGACAGTTCCCAATGACTCTGGTCTATACGAGGTCATTGCCCAGAACCCCGAGGGTTCCACCGCCTCCAAAGCCAAACTTTACGTGGCTCCCAAGGCTGACGAGACCGCCGCCGAGGAGGCTCCGCAGTTTGTGTCCGCTCTGCGTGATGTGAATGCGGATGAAGGCCAGGAACTGGTGCTGTCCGCTCCGTTTATTGCCAACCCAATGCCCGAGGTTATCTGGTCTAAGGATGGTGTAACCCTGGCCCCCAGTGAGCGCCTCTTGATGACCTGCGACGGAAAGCACATCGGCCTGAGCATCAAGCCGGCCGAGGCTGCCGATTCCGGCAATTACACCTGCCTCCTGGCCAATCCATTGGGCGAGGACACCTCCGCCTGCAACGCCAACGTCCGCAAGGTTTACAAGCCTCCGGTGTTCACCCAGAAGATTTCCGACCAACAACAGGTGTTTGGCAATAACGCCAAGATCCCTGTGACAGTATCCGGTGTTCCCTACCCGGATCTGGAGTGGTACTTCCAGGACAAGCCCATTCCCAAGTCGGACAAGTACAGCATCAAGAACGACGGCGATCACCACATGTTGATTGTCAACGATTGCCAGAAGGAGGACCAGGGTGTTTACAAGTGCATAGCCAGCAACAGGGAGGGCAAGGACATCACCCAGGGACGCCTGGATATTGTCAACGAAAT CAAGAAGCATTCGCGCTCGGAGCCTCCAGTAttcctgaagaagatcggcgACTGCGATATCTACGAAGGCATGGTAGCCAAGTTCACCGCCTGTGCCACTGGCTACCCGGAGCCTGAGGTGGAGTGGTTCAAGAACGACCAGAAGTTGTTCCCCTCGGACCGTTTCCTGATCGATGTGGAGCCCAATGGTCTGCTGAGACTGACCATCAAAAATGTGACCGAATACGACGTGGGTCGCTACTCCTGCCGTATTTTCAATCCCTACGGAGATGATATCTGCCATGCTGAGCTCTTCTATGACT ctTTGGATAGCCAGCAGAAGCCTCTGGAGGATCAATACACCGACTTCAAGAAGTACAAGAAGTCTGGAGCTCCACCACCATTGTCGGAGGGTCCTATTATCTCCCGCATGACCGATAGGGGTTTGCTGTTGTCTTGGAATCCATCGGTTCCTCTGACTCCCCGCTATCCCATCACTTATCAG atcGAAATGATGGATCTGCCAGATGGCGAATGGCGTACTTTGAGAACTGGCGTGCGTAGCTGTGCCTGCGATATCCGTAACCTGGAACCTTTCAGAGATTACAGATTCAGGATTCGCGTGGAAAACAAATTTGGTGTGAGCGATCCTAGTCCCTACACCCAGACCTATAG gCAAAAACTGGTGCCAGAGCCACCGAAAACTTACACCTACTTGCCGCCAGGCACTGACTTCAGGCCGGAAACGTCTCCTTACTTCCCCAAGGACTTTGATATTGAAAGACCACCCCATGATGGCCTGGCACAGGCTCCTCa gTTCCTTCTTCGAGAGAACGATATAAGCTACGGAGTCAAGGGACACAACACTGAGTTGATGTGGTTCGTTTATGGTTATCCCAAGCCCAAGATGACCTACTACTTTGATGATATGATCATTGAATCGGGAGGCAGATTCGATCAGAGCTACACCCGCAATGGCCAGGCAACACTCTTTATCAACAA AATGCTGGACCGTGATGTTGGCTGGTATGAAGCCGTGGCCACCAACGAGCATGGAGAGGCCAGGCAGAGGGTGAGGCTGGAAATTGCCGAGCATCCTAGGTTCCTGAAGCGACCGGACGAGACCTTCATCATGGCCCGTAAGAATGGAAGAATCGAGGCCAAGCTGGTGGGCATCCCGCTGCCCGAAGTGCACTGGTACAAGGACTGGAAGCCAATTGCCGAATCCTCAAGGATTAAG ATCAGCTCCTACGACCCGGATATTTATGTGCTCTCCATTCACGATTCCATCATCAAGGACGGTGGCCTGTATTCGATCAGTGCCAGGAACATTGCCGGCTCCATTAGCACCTCGGTGACAGTGCACATTGAGGAGAACGAGGACCAGTACATCTACAAGACCTACGGAAGGCATCCGTATGTGCGCTCCAAGCAGCTGCGCTACCAGGACAAATACGACATCGGAGACGAGTTGGGACGCGGCACCCAGGGCATCACCTACCACGCCGTGGAGCGGGCCACTGGCGACAACTATGCCGCCAAGATCATGTACGGTCGTCCCGAGTTGCGTCCTTTCATGCTGAACGAGCTGGAAATGATGAACATGTTCAACCACAAGAACCTGATCCGTCCGTACGACGCCTACGACACCGATCGCAGTGTCACCCTCATCATGGAACTGGCAGCTGGCGGAGAGCTGGTCAGGGATAATCTCCTGCGTCGCGACTACTACACAGAGAGGGACATTGCCCACTACATCAGGCAGACACTGTGGGGTCTGGAGCACATGCACGAACTTGGAGTCGGTCACATGGGTCTTACG ATTAAGGACCTTCTGATTTCCGTGGTCGGTGGCGATTACATTAAGGTCTCCGACTTTGGCTTGGCCCGCAAGATCAACAAGCATAATCTGTCCACCTTGGACTACGGCATGCCGGAGTTCGTTTCTCCCGAAGTCGTAAACAAGGAGGGAGTTAACTTCTCCCACGACATGTGGTCCGTGGGCTTGATTACCTACGTCCTGCTCGGCGGCCACAACCCCTTCCTGGGCATAGACGACAGGGAAACTCTGACCAAGATTCGCGAGGGTCGTTGGGACTTCAAGGACGAGATCTGGACTCATATCTCTGACGATGGCCGCGACTTCATCAGTCGCTTGCTGCTCTACAGCCCTGAAGAGCGTATGGATGTGAAGACGGCTCTGAAGCACCCCTGGTTCTTCATGCTGGATCGCCAGATCACCGACCACGACTACCAGATCCGCACCGATCGTCTAAGGAACTACTACGACCACTTCAGGGACTGGTATGCCAATGCCTCCTGCAAGAACTACTTCCGCCGGCGTCGCCTCAGCGGCTGCTTCCAGCATCCCTCCAAGATGGTCTATCCTCCGGGTCACGTTTACACTCCGGAGAATACTCCAGAACCCCTACCAGAGCCAAGGAAGAGGGCCAAGCGCGAAGAGGTCGTATCGAAGTACTTGCATCCTGACTACGAGCTGGGTTTGATTCAATCGGAGAGTCA CTACCAGTACGGACCGGACACTTATCTCCTGCAATTGCGGGACGTCAACTTCCCCGTGAGATTGCGTGAGTACATGAAGGTGGCTCACCGACGTTCTCCTTCGTTTGCGCTGAACGATTCCGTGGATTGGTCT CTTCCTGTGATCCGCGAGAGACGTCGTTTCACCGACATCATGGACGAGGAGATCGATGACGAGCGCACCCGCAGCCGCATCAGCATGTACGCCGCCAACGACTCCTACTCCATCCGACGTCTTCGCACTGAGCTGGGACCCCGATTGGATGAGTACACCGAGGCAGAGGCTATGATCGAGACCCAGCGAGAGGGCTACCCGCCCTTCTTCAGGGAGAAGCCCCAGACGATCGCCATCACCGAGAATCAGCCCAGTCACATCCACTGCTTTGCTGTGGGCGATCCCAAGCCGTGTGTGCAGTGGTTCAAGAATGACATGGTGCTGTCTGAGAGCAAGAGGATCAAGATCTCGGTCGATGAAGATGGTCGCTCCATCCTGCGCTTCGAGCCCGCCCTACACTTTGATGTGGGAGTCTACAAGGTAGTGGCCCGAAACAAGGTTGGCCAGACTGTGGCCAGATGCCGCATTGTGGTGGCCACCCTGCCCGATGCTCCCGACTCGCCGGAGATATCCGCCAACAGTGGCACGGAGATTCTGCTGCGGTGGAAGCAGCCCCGAGATGACGGACACTCCACGGTGCTCTGCTACAGCCTCCAGTACAAGCTGAGCAACTGCGATGCCTGGACCACGGTGGCGGATAATATTGACCACGAATTCTATCTATTGCACGACCTGCAGCCAAACACCAGCTACCAATTCCGTTTGGCATCCAGGAACCGCATCGGCTGGAGCGAGATGGGCATCCCGGTGGCCGCCTCGACTGTGGGTGCCGATGCGCCCAAGATTCACATCACCAAGGCCATGAAGCATTTACAGCAGCTCACCGAGAACGGGCAGCAGGTGGTGCCCGAAGAGGAACGGGTCCACACCGACTATCACTGCGAACGGGAGCCCCCCAACTGGGTCACCGACTCCTCCGTAAGCGACAAGTACAGCTTCATCTCGGAGATTGCCCGCGGCCAGTTCAGCACCATCGTGAAGGGCATCCAGAAGTCCACCGACACCGTGGTGGTGGCCAAGATTCTGGAGGTGACCGACGAAAACGAGGATAATGTCGTGGCCGAGTTCGACAACTTCAAGACACTGCGCCACGAGAGGATTCCGGCTTTGTTCGCCGCCTACAAGCCCCTCAACGTCCCAATCGCCATCTTTGTGATGGAGAAGCTGCAGGGCGCCGATGTCCTGACCTACTTCAGCAGCCGCCACGAGTACTCCGAGCAGATGGTGGCCACCGTGATCACCCAGCTGCTGGATGCCCTCCAATATCTACACTGGCGCGGCTACTGCCACTTGAACATCCAGCCCGATAACGTGGTAATGGCCTCTGTTCGCTCCATTCAGGTCAAGCTGGTGGACTTTGGATCGGCCAAGAAGGTCAACAAGCTGGGCGTGAAGGTCACTCCCTGCGGTTCGCTGGACTTCCAGCCGCCGGAGATGATCAACGATGAGCCGATCTTCCCGCAGAGTGACATCTGGTCGGTGGGCGTGCTGACCTACCTGCTCCTGTCCGGATCCAGTCCATTCCGCGGCGGCGACGAGTACGAGACCAAGCAGAACATCTCCTTTGTGCGGTACAGGTTCGAGAATCTCTTCAAGGAAGTTACCCCAGAAGCCACACGATTCATTATGCTGCTCTTCAAACGTCATCCCAC AAAACGACCATACACCGAAGATTGCTTGGAACACAGGTGGCTCATGTCCTCCGACTACATGGTCAGGAAACGCGAACGAGCCATCTTTTTGGGCAGCCGTCTAAAG ACGTTCTGCGATGAATACCATGACCTAAAGAACGCCACCGCTACGTCATCCAAGGTCCTGAACACGGTCGCCGGAGGACCCACTCCCACTCAACTACTTCGATCGAATAGCATCCAAGAGGAACTGCTCACCACATTTTAG